Within Dictyostelium discoideum AX4 chromosome 4 chromosome, whole genome shotgun sequence, the genomic segment CTCACATTCTCCCACTACTATTACCACTATTGCTTCTGCTGCTACTACTATTAGTAGACACAtacacacacaaaaaaaaaaaaaaaaaaaaaaaagtgggaGAAtacatcaatattattaataacaataaattaaaaaatatatgtatatatataaatatataaaaaattatgttcatttattttaatatgtGTTATGATGATCTaagatattgaaattaattattttaaaattcgcctattaaaattttaatttttattactattttattttatttttatttttatttttttttaaaaaatacacaCCCAAAATTTGTCTCTATTTCTCTATTCCATCTTTTTTACAAACACACCCCTCACTATTACCATCAtatcaataacaataataataaaattgtagtGTGTGCTGGTGGGttggtttttgttgttgttgttgtttttggtgtttttttttttttttttttgttttttgttttgttttgttgttgtttgaatAGATGTAaccaataatgataatattgtttttattttttttatttttttattttattttttatttttttttttttttttttttttattttaaaataattatttataaataatttgatttttggtGTTTTCCATCTTagtgttttttaattttttaatttttttttggttgtagttaattttatttgttttgtttttctttttttttttttttttctgtatcaataataacaatatttagagggaaaaaaataataaaataataataaccatatctttttaaattcaattttaatattataatatttatttatttttattttttaattctataaCAGACCATTTGTacgtttataaaaaaaaaaaaaaaaaaaaaaaaaaaaaaaaaaaaaaaaaaaaaggggggtTTTACACCGGCTCCCATTCCCCTTGAAACATTAATTACCAAAGGGgtggtttttttaaaattaaattaaaccTTCCCTTTTTCGGCTAAAAcccctaaaaaaaaaatttttaattaattaaaataaattaattaattaattaaaattaaaaaaatttttaaaaaaattaaattaaattaaattaaattaaggAAACCTTTTCTTAttggaaaattttttaaaaaatttttttaattgggttttttttttttttttttttaaaaaaatacttagatttttttttttttttttattgttttgtgAACCCGAAagacttttaattttttattattttttttttttataaccaaaaaaaaaaaaaaaaaagaatattattaaacaataaaacTATATACACaagattaataaataatacttaatcatatataaatacaaaaaaaaaaataataataataataaaaataaaaatcacgATATATCCATTGGCAACGAGAAATTAAGACCAtactaattaattaatttaaaaaacagttgtcttcattttttttttcgaaacCAGCACAAAtctgattaaaaaaaagtatgttatttcttaaaaaaaaaaaattaattttatttatttttttttatttttttttttttttcctcctcgaaaatatcttttttttttttcaaagagaaaaaaaaaaaaccaatcatCGTTGATGCTTTTTGCTTCCCAAATTTCTAttacaaaatataaaaaataaataaaaaaaaaaaaaaaaaaaaaaaaaaaaaacaaatcaccaaaaaaaaaaaaaattttcaaaaactttttttcacATAAGCGTTTCATCACAACTTTTctcacaaaaataaaaaaaaaaaaaaaaacaaaataacaataatagaaaaatttatatacaaAATTCTATTTTGTTTTGAACAAATCCTTaggaataaatatttatattatatataaataattaaaaacaacTAAATATATTggctttatattttttttttgaaaaaaaaaaacaaaaaaacaaaactaaaaaaaacaaaaaaaaaaacgaaacaaaaaacaaacaatctatttatttattaaatctatttattgatttaatatatttattaatttatttatttatttatttatttatttatttatttatttatttatttatttatttatttatttattataaaacttaaaaaaaaaaaaaacaaataaaaataaaattttttaaaaaaaataaacaataaccACTGTTGATATAggtatatatttaataataaacaattagtTCTCTCAATGtaatatcaaaaattatttaaactaacCTGATACACAATCATATGCACAGGttcatataaaataattttgtcaAACTACACCACCCCTTTTTCACACATTTTTTATCTATacatataattaaaatttttttttttatttttttattattttattttattttttttgaaaatttgttGCACACttcatataaaattaaacacaATCATTCAAACACAATAAGTTATATATAActgttataataataataattattatattaaaaaaaaaaaaaaaaaaaaaaaataaataataataaaaataataattattctcATATAATGCAACAGGagtaattcttttttttttttttttttttttttttttaaaaataaaaaaagtgaacaggaaaaaaaataaataaaaataaaaaaaataataataataatataactccaactccaactacaactattattttttattattaataatttatcagttGGTATCAAACAATTTAGTTAAAAGGTTTATTTcacataataaaatttttaaagaaaataaataaaaaaaacaataaaaaaaataataatcttaaaaaaaaaaaaaaaaaaatcaaagaaaaaaatcttttttgaaattagtttctttatttttctcgttataataaaaaacaaaaaaaagagaaaaagaaaaaaaaaaaaagaaaataaaatttatagttATATATCGGGAAActcaataaaaatttaataaataaaatagtccatattaaataatatatttttacaaCCACACCCCCAAccaataatcaaaaaaaaaaaaaaccaaaaaaaaaaaaaaaataataaaactttgattgattaatttattattttattttatttttattttttttttaatgttagaGTGTGTGTTAACCCCTTTTATTCACCAACCCACCATTCATCAGAatcataaattttttatttaatatatatatataataatatatctaacatattattatttttattaacttttttttttcttttaaaaaaataatcagataTCAAATATTTAGATACCCCTACACTCAAtaactttaataataatttctaccaattaaaaaacacTTAATTTCAAGTTGATTTATTAtagaaactaaaaaaaaaaaaaaaaaaaaaaaaaaaaaatttaaaaactatcAACTATTtcagaaaaacaaaaaaaaaaaaaaaaagaaaaaaaaaaaaaaaagaaaaatatatatatataaatatataacaCAAAGTTGTAAGTATATATAAGTAAtagataattaataataagaCCGCACGACAAGAATCACATATtactatattttttatttcaaattgcCCACCCATTTTATAACAAACACACTCgaaaaattctattttttgaTAGTAGTCAGGATTActttaggtttttttttattttttttagagaattttgatatatattatttattttttttaaaaaaaaaaaaaaaaaaaaaaaaaatacaaacacacacatacaccaaattatttataatgttTAGATATTAtagccttttttttttttttttttttttttttttttttttttttgtttaatatttttaccaaccacatataataaaaataataataataataataataataataataataataataataataataataataataataataataataataataataataataataataataaaaaaaaaaaaaaaaaaacccacaTATACACACACATTTAATATATTCATAAAAAACCATAATAGATCTAttcataaaataataataataataaaataataataataataataaaaaaaataaaaaaaataaaataataatttgtttttataaatttattttatttattccaccctctttatttattcatttatttattcttttttagtcaaaaaattttatatactaacataataataattgtttaagcAGATACTTTTATATATCTACCAATATATAagaaatttctttattatgtTTTTAGAGAATCTCAtatgaacaaaaaaaacattcaTCCAATAgcaatatatttatttatttaaacaaacaaaatagcataacaaaaacaaccaaaAACCCAAAtctcaaatttatttatttaatttatttatttatttatttatttatttcacaataataacaacaacacaaattatttttttttttttcttttaatattttttaatttcaattagaCTTTACAATTTATTGtctcaatattttttttttttttttttttttttttattatattaaattttattttttcattttttttttttattcaattaacACAATTTAAAtcgtaataatattatacccttaaaatatctatataaaatatacttatatttttaattatatatttataaattctatttatattatttttttattaaaaaaaaaaaaaaaaaaaaaaaaaaaaaaaaaaaaaataaacagataaaaaaaaaaaaaaataatttaaaacaccACAATCATACacacaataataaattctttaaagaaataattttttttttttttttccaccacaaaaaaaaaaaaaaaaaattttaaaacttcaaaAAGATGAcagaaatttcaaattcacaattcttttcaaattcaaattcatttgatttatggAAAACAACCAGTAGTGGATCACTCTGGGAAccaatgaataataataatagcaataataatactaataatactaataataataataataataataataataataataataataataataataataataataataataataataataataataataataataataacaataataataataataacaataataataataataatagtaataccaataataatgttaatccattaaaatcatcaaatggAATAATGAAACCATCTAATGGTagtaatacaaatacaacaacatcGACACCAACACATTCAAAACATCCACCATTATTACATACTCAATCATATTCACAACTTCAAGTACCATCATCAATAAAGAATTCTCAATTCATAAATATCTCCAATCATATTAATAGTGGTGATAATGCCAATTGGTTATCAAACTCTGATTCATTGGTTCAACCACCATTAAAGAGAGGATTGATTAAGGCATACAGTGATGCAGATATTCAACCACCATTAAGTGtacaacaacatcaccaacaacaacaaatgctTCAACAAGCACAACAAGATTTAGAGAACGAACAAGAAGATATTGAAGATGAGATTAATGGTCAAAACAGATATAAAACTGAATTGTGTAGATCTTTTCAAGAGACTGGTGTTTGTAGATATGGTTTGAAATGTCAATTTGCACATGGCCGTGATGAGCTCAGAAGTGTAATGAGACATCCAAAATATAAAACTGAAACTTGTAAAACTTTCTACTCTATCGGTAGTTGTCCATACGGTAGTCGTTGTCGTTTCATTCATACTAGAGATCCAGAATTACCAATTCATCTAATGTCTCAATTATCAACAAGTAGTGGTAGTATCTCTCCACCAAATCAaacaagtaataataacaacaatactACTAATGGCAACAATACACCAGCATCATTTGCAACTGAAGTTTTATTATCTAAAACAATTGTTCCACAAATGATTCGCCAACACAGTTCACCTCAACTTCAAACACCTTTACAtatattacaacaacaaaaagaattacaacaacaacaaaaagataaagagTCACAacttaataaagaaaaagaatcaaataaCAAAGaatcttcttcctcttcaatTAAATCTCAACCATCCACCCCACAAACTCAATCACAATCATCATCCCACCCAACAACTGTACATTGGTCAAATTCTTGGTCAAGTGATGAGGCCTCATCAACTGCACCAAACTCTTcttttaatcaattaaaatcttCTGCTCCtccaattttaaagaaagaaGATTCATCTAAAAGATTAGCTatctttaaaacaatttgttcaaattcaacttggtaaacaaaaataaaaataaaaaaataaaaaataaaaaataaaaaaacaaaaaaaaaaaaaaaaaaaaaaaagaaaaaaaagaaaaaaaaaaaagaaaaaaaaaagaaagaaaaaaatcaattaaatcaaaagaataatatttattaatttaaaatttcctttttttttaatattttttttaattgtataataatttataaataataatataataaaaaaaataaaaaaaaattaattcaaacaCTTATCAAATTTCTTTCTTGTTtctttccaaatttttttttttcttattaaacaaaatataaatatgatttttaaaattatatttatattttgtttaataagaatatttttaaaatcatatttatattttgttaaattgtaaaataaacaatttctATTGGATATCCAATagaaattgtttattttacaattaaaaaaaaaaaaaaaaatttaaaaataatttattcaaagaaaaaaaaaaaaaaacacatcgATAAAGAAATTTGGCAAGAGTGTTCTTGAaatgagaaattaaaaagaaattattttttatttttttattttttttatttttttttttttattatttttaattattcttgaaattttttatttattaatctatttatttatttatttatttatttgttttttatttatttaaaaatgttacaaagtttaaaaaatgtttttttttcagacaccacaacaactacaacaccaacaacaccaacaacaccaacaacaccaacaacaacaccaacaacaacaacaacaccaacaacaacaccaacaacaacaacaacatcaacaacaccaatatCAAATCTATCTATTAAAAGAGACATTGGCAATATAAATGATTATAAGAATGCaaactattttaattattacagAATATTGGAGAATAAATATAACTACCTTAGATACAATActggtttaaaaaatatatcaaaCAATGAAACattcaaattaattgattttacaaTTGATTCAGAAATGAATAATACTTGCATAACATCAAATTGGAATCAAAagtattcaaataattcaagtaCACCAGTTGAAGGTGTTTATAAAATTCCATTAGCACCATATAGTGTAGTTTCAGGATTCACAGTAGAATATCAAGATAAAGTTTTCattggtaaaattaaatcaaaagaaaaagcACAAAATCAATACTCTGATTCAATCGCAAGTGGTGGCCAAGCATTCCTCGCAGAGAAAACTCAAGATGGTCAATTCTCATTTAGAATCGGTAATTTACCACCAAATGAAAATGTTACAATTCATTTAACAATTATTTCAGAAGTTTGTCCTCATTTATCAAGTTTACAAAATTGCTTCCATCGTTTCTTATTCCcaaattattcatttaatttccaattcaatttaaatattaaattaacattaccaattaaaactattgaattattatattatccaaataaagatattaaattcaaagaaaactctaataataaagaagCAACTCTTACATTCTCTTCAAATAATGGTATTGACGATGATATTGTTTGCATTGTTGAACCAGAGAATGATATTGAAAGACCACAATCAATTATTGaacattcaaaattaaataatacataTGCAGTCAGTGTCAACTTTACACCATCATTCAGTCATTTAACATCGGATGATGTAAATCAAAAAAGTGAATTTATATTCCTCATCGATTGTTCAGGAAGTATGAGTGgtgaaccaattaaaaaagcaaaaagagctttagaaattattattagaagtttaaatgaaaattgtaagtttaatatttattgtttCGGTAGTAGATTTACAAAAGCATTCGACAATTCAAAAATGTACAATGATGAaacattaaaagaaatttcagGATATGTTGAAAAAATTGATGCAGACTTAGGAGGTACagaattattaccaccaatcCGTGATATCCTTTCCACTGAATCAGATTTCGAATATCCAAGACAATTATTCATTCTTACAGATGGTGAAGTCAGTGAGAGAGAtagtttaataaattatgtaGCAACAGAATCAAATAACACTAGAATCTTTACATATGGTATTGGAAATAGTGTAGATACAGAATTAGTAATTGGTTTATCAAAAGCATGTAAAGGCTATTATGAAATGATTAAAGATAACTCAAATTTCGAAGAACAAGTAATGAAATTAGTTTCAATTGCATTCGAACCAAcactttcaaatattaaagtaGATTGGGGTACAGAATTACAAATTGAACAAGGTCCAACCAAAATTCGTCCACTTTATTCAGGTGAGACTTTAATTGTTTAtgcattattaaaagataataaaattcctCAATCAACAGTACAAGTTTCATTAATTGGAGATGGACCAACTGGTTCAAAATTAGAATTCCCAATTACATTAGATTTCtcaaaaacaattgattatgaaaataattcagTTCATACATTAGCAGCATTTAACATtataaaagatttagaagAAGTTGAAAGAAAAGGAAACCATTCAAACAATAGAGATAGAATAGAAGAACTAGGTAAAAACTATGGATTAATATCAAAGTATACTTCATATATTGTCACTGCAGCTTCAGAACAAGTAACTGAAGAAACAATGAAaactttaaatattattcaaataccaacaacaacaacaacatcacaCACAAACTTTGAAACAGAAGAAGATTCCGATGATCTTTTCTCATCTGAAAATAGAAACCAAACACTTGCAAATATTTCCAATGATatggaaaaaattaaagatatttttgatGATATTTCCAGGTTAATATCAGAACAAAGTTGTATGCTAAATGAAATAGGGGATGCAAACATTGAAGCAAGTACCTTAGGTATAAATTCAATTCCTCAAAAATCAAACatcttttcaaaaattacatCATTCTTTTCATCACCATCTGAAGTTTCGACAAGTAAATCCAATTTTGATAGTGATATTGGATCAGAAGAaagaagaaataataataataataataataataataatattaatattaataataataataataataataataataataataataataataataataataataataataataataataataataataataataataataataataatagtgataatagtgacagtttattaaaattaattagacTTCAAAAAGCAAATGGATCATGGAGTTCACCATTTAGTGAATtcaaaattgatttatcaaagAAACCATCAAACATTGATAACGATGATATTTGGATCACTTTAATAGTAATCAACAAGATTCTTAATGATTATCCAACTCAACAATCTCAATATGACCTTGTAATTCAAAAGGCTTCAAAATGGGTAAAACAACAATTGACAAGATTAAACATTCCAAATCAATATGGCTCATTATTAGCTAc encodes:
- a CDS encoding hypothetical protein (Mast cell surface antigen-1) is translated as MLQSLKNVFFSDTTTTTTPTTPTTPTTPTTTPTTTTTPTTTPTTTTTSTTPISNLSIKRDIGNINDYKNANYFNYYRILENKYNYLRYNTGLKNISNNETFKLIDFTIDSEMNNTCITSNWNQKYSNNSSTPVEGVYKIPLAPYSVVSGFTVEYQDKVFIGKIKSKEKAQNQYSDSIASGGQAFLAEKTQDGQFSFRIGNLPPNENVTIHLTIISEVCPHLSSLQNCFHRFLFPNYSFNFQFNLNIKLTLPIKTIELLYYPNKDIKFKENSNNKEATLTFSSNNGIDDDIVCIVEPENDIERPQSIIEHSKLNNTYAVSVNFTPSFSHLTSDDVNQKSEFIFLIDCSGSMSGEPIKKAKRALEIIIRSLNENCKFNIYCFGSRFTKAFDNSKMYNDETLKEISGYVEKIDADLGGTELLPPIRDILSTESDFEYPRQLFILTDGEVSERDSLINYVATESNNTRIFTYGIGNSVDTELVIGLSKACKGYYEMIKDNSNFEEQVMKLVSIAFEPTLSNIKVDWGTELQIEQGPTKIRPLYSGETLIVYALLKDNKIPQSTVQVSLIGDGPTGSKLEFPITLDFSKTIDYENNSVHTLAAFNIIKDLEEVERKGNHSNNRDRIEELGKNYGLISKYTSYIVTAASEQVTEETMKTLNIIQIPTTTTTSHTNFETEEDSDDLFSSENRNQTLANISNDMEKIKDIFDDISRLISEQSCMLNEIGDANIEASTLGINSIPQKSNIFSKITSFFSSPSEVSTSKSNFDSDIGSEERRNNNNNNNNNNININNNNNNNNNNNNNNNNNNNNNNNNNNNNNNNNNSDNSDSLLKLIRLQKANGSWSSPFSEFKIDLSKKPSNIDNDDIWITLIVINKILNDYPTQQSQYDLVIQKASKWVKQQLTRLNIPNQYGSLLATSKLYI